DNA from Halorarum salinum:
TACAAGGGCTTGGCCATCAGCGAAGATTACGACCTGGATATCATCACCAAATCTGGGCGGCGGTCCATCGAGGAGCAGGACCCGAGTAAAGGTGCTCGGCAGATCATCGCGTACTCGTTCATCGCTGGCCTCAACAAATACACGGCACGTGACGCTCCGATCGTCATCGACACGCCCATTGGGCCCTTGGACAGTACTCACAAGCACAACCTGATCGATTACCTTCCCGAGTTCAAGGACCAGGTGGTCATCCTGTACCAGCCGGAGGAGCTCCACCAGAGTGACCTTGACCAGATCGACCAGCATACGACGCGTCACCTCCAGATCCGGGTGTCTGAGGAGGACCCGGAGTGCTCGGTGGTTGAAGAAGTCGAGCCGAAGGTTGATCTTGGGGAGGTGTTGGTCCAATGAGCACGACACAGGTGATCAAAACCGCTCGTCGAGACATCTACCGGAACTTGGTGCTGCGGACGGCGCGGCTCGAGTTGGATGATGGTGAAGAGCTGGATAAGGACCCGTATGAGTATCCGTTCGACTACGGGTATGAGTTGTTCGCGGCGGGCTTGGCTATCGGGTTCCTGCACAAGGATTATCGGGAGGAGTCCAAGGGCAGTTACAGTCAGGATTTCACTGATGTCGATAGCGTGTCCTCGGATGAGGTGCGGACGGCGATCACGTTCATCTGGGAGTTGATCAAAATGGAGGAGGATGAGAAAACTGAGACGGAGGCGTGGGAGTTGGCCCGGCAGTATGCTGATGCGGGTGTTGAGCGGATTTCCCGTGATATGGAGGTGAAGGATCAGTTCGATCTGCTCGGGTTTATGAATATGGCTGAGAATCGGTGGGAGGACCGAGTTGAAGATGTGGTTGGGTCTGTAGAGTCTGAGGAAGTTGCGTCAGCCTGATCTCTGTGTTCTTAGCGGGGTGCTCGGATCTCTCCCGGGTTTGCCTCAATCGGCTTCCTCCGCCATTCCTGTACGCCGGATAAACCCTGCGACGCCTCGCTATTCAATAGCCAGAGAAGGGACAGATTCGATTTGAAGAAGGATAGGACAGAGGACGGGTTTAATTGCTGTTGTAATCGTCGGGCCTTCCATGCCTGCAAATCGACCATACCGCACTCAACGACACGGCGAGAATGTCGTGGAATTCAGGGTCAACGGAGATCTGGAGGATAAACGGACTGTATACTTCACCGACCAGGAACCCTGTTTCCAGATCACTGTTGAAAATATCGGTGATCGACCAGTCGAAGGAAAAACGATCGCCAGGATGACCTACGAAGAATCCTCATCAGCGTACGAACGCGGCGAACACAAAACTCTGGACATCGATCTAGCGCCTGGTGAGAAGGAAACACTCGATTTTCAACTTGAGATGTTGTCTTATCAAGGAAGCGCAGCCGTTGCCTTCGATCGCATACGGCTCCGCGACAAGAACGACTATTGGGAAATGAAGAAGAATTCGGGACCCTCCTTATTTCGAGCATATACGTTCATGGTGTACGATCGCGATTATTACAAAGTCAACTACTTGAGGCCGAGGATTGCACAATATGTAGCGGCAGGTCTTGCAATCCTGATTGTCGCAGTCGGTGTCATTCAGATACTTATCTTCCTTTTCTCATAGATGGGGGATGGAGATCAAACCAAATGCTAACATCCTGATAAGCAGCAGAACTAGTCTCAAAAAATCTTGGCGCCATTCTCGGCATTATCCTCACCCGTATGCTCTACCACTGAGCTATACGCCCGTATCTTCGTCTTTGAAACCTACTCATCCGCTTTCCGTGCCAGTTCATCCAGCAATCGATCGGTGTAGTTGCTGATGACCTGGCCGAGTGTGCCGCCAAGCATCTCTGTGTGGTTGCCCATCAGTTCGCTTAGTCGCTCACACTCTGCTTGCAGCTGCGAATCCCCGGTTTTACTCAGAGCCTCCGCTGCTGCCCCGTACTTGTTGTTTTGAACGTAAGTCACCGCATCCTCGTAAAATGTGTTCTCAAGCGTCATTCATCATCACCGTTCTGTGAGTTGTGTAGGATAACTGGGTTCTCACGGCCCTCTTGTTGTTCTCGGATGTACTCTTTCACCCGCTCAACCGTCTGAAAACCACAGTCATCACAAAGGTCAGGCTCCTCATGCTTAACGCAATCCTCGTTCATCCACACGAGTCCTATTCCGTCTCCGTTCTTCGTTTCTTCACCACATGCTCGGCACTCGAATGTCGCACTACCCACGATATTCACCCTGAGATTCGTCTCGGAACCCTACCTTGTCGAACATCGTTTCCACATCACCGGATAGCCCGGTTATCGCAATATCTCGGAGATCGGCCTGTTTCACCGCTTCATCCGCGAACGCCCGCCCAACGAACTCCACAGCACTGAAGTCTACTTCGTCGTCTCCCTGTCTTTCTGCATTCTTCATCAGGCGCTTGGCTTCGTTCCGTGTGCTCAGTGTGCCCAGCTCAATTTCCAGCGTTCTCACCCTCTATTTCCATGTACTCTGGATGCTGTAGCTGGAACAGCGTCACGACACCTGCTTCGAACTTTGCGTCCGGATCGTGTAGCGTGTGGCCGCAGGCCAGTTCGTAGCGTTTCGCGTAGTGGTAGTCATCGTCCTGCTTCGGCCCGACCACGGCCTTGTGAATGCCTTCTTTCGCACCGCATACCTCGCATGTCGGGTACAGTGCGGGACCTTTCCGTTCCGTGATTTCAGCGTCCAGTGTTCTCACCTTGCGTTTTCTGTCCGAACTCTCGAATACTTCTATAGTACAACCAAAGCAGATACGACCCCATTACACCGGTTACGATAGCGGTATGAATATTTTGTAAACCCACTTGATCAGGCATACTTCCAAGCACAACTACTCCCAAGACGAACAACACAAAATTCCAGTATTCCTCATTCATCACTACCACCAGCGTTCGCTCCGGAAACTCGTTCTCGTTTACGCTGAACCGTCCAGCTGCATGAATCACACCAAGGGCCAATGTCCTCTTCTTTGAACCCTGTCCATTCGTTTCCAGATTTCTCTACATCATTACGAAATATCTCTGCCGTGCTGCCTCCCGCATCCTTACCAACGTCTTCGTCGTCAACGTAGTAGCCGCCGAATCCGGAATCAAACAAGAGGCCGCAATTCCGGCATCTCATCAAATCACCGCACAACTCAGAGCATTCCTTCTCATGCTCTCGCCTGTCTTTGATCTCTTCACCACAAGCTACACATTCATCTCCCAGCGTTCTCACCTTCTTTCTCTGCGGAAACTGGCTCGTACCCGTTTTTCCAGATGCGACCCTCCTTCAATAGATGCAGATCGACAACGTAGGTGAGTTCTTCGTTTGCTTTCTCAAGCTTCCGATAGAAGTCCGCTACATGGTCAAGACACAGCGGCTTGTCCTGAATCCTTCCGTGGACAAGGTACTTCATCAGCACCGTCGCGTCCTGATGGCACTCCTCGTGTAGATAATCGCATTCAGTCATTGATTCTCACCTTTCTCGCGGAACTCTTTCGCCTTCTCCATCGTTTCCTCCGTCTCCTCCCGAAGCTTCTCAACCGTCAAATCTCCGTGTCGCAAATCCTGAATCGCATTCGTAGCATTCTGCCGAAGCATCACCAACGAGGATTCCTTCTCCTCATACCGAGGGTGGTGCAGGAAATACTCTATCCGGGCTCTCATGTACCCGATCACCGCACTCAGCTCCTCACCCATTTCGCTCTCATCCATTCAGTCATCACCAGTATTATTCCGGAATTAGAGCGGGATCTCGCGATCCCACCACCACGTGAGCCGGTTCGACAACTCCTTCTTCGCCACTTCGCCTTCCGCAAGCATCTCGTGGAGATCGTCGTTGACGGATTTCCAGTGTTCGTCGACCGTGTCCGCTACCTGGTTGGTGGAGAGCGGCTGGTCGGCGTCCTCGAGCGCCTGGAGTATGCGTTGTTTGCGGTCCACGTTACAATCACTGACGAGAACGTTCTCACGGAGTTTTATATACACCACCCATGCCACTCCTCAGTTCTCAAAACCAAGTCTCTACTGATGAGTAATGAGCAGGGACAATGTTTAAGCATACTCGGACATAAGCATAGAGTGTCGTATGACCGTGACCGTCACCATCTCCGGCGAAGGCATCGAATTCGAACGCGAAATCACCGAGAACACCGCCGTCCAACTCATGCAGCTCACCATCAACAACGGCGCCGCCGGCAACGGAACGTCAGAAGAAGCCCTCACTGACACGGCAGCCACCGAACCAACCGATGCGGACGACGAACACACCGCGCCAACGGACGCGAGCGACGACACCGACGCCGACCAGCAAGAGCCTGAAGCACTTCCAAGCAACTTCTTCCGTCGCCTATCCACCAAGCAAGAAGCAATGATCAAGGTGCTGCTGGACGCCGACGGTCAACTCACCAGCAGCGAACTGCGACAACAGATGGAAGAGGACCACGGCGTCGAAACCGGGGGCGGCCGCGCCCTCGCCGGCATCATCGCCGGACTCACCCGGAAGTACGGCAACGACTTCGAGCTCATCGACGTCCAATGGGGCGATGACCAGGGCCTGTACCAACTGAACCCGGATTACCCCCAGTATATCGAGGAGATCGAGGACTACTTCGGAGAACAGCAGGAAGACTAGAGAACTTTGAGAGGCAAGCGTGGTGGTACATTCTTACCGGAATCCCGGCCAGCGGTTTCGTATCCGACCTCTTCATCACTAGAATTATCCTGATAGACACCTCACACCACTCCAATGCCAAACACACGGATCGAAGCCGTCCTCCACGGAATCGGGGACGGTGCCCGCCTTGAACAACTCGTCTCCGATCTCCTCCAACGCGAAGGCTACGACGTCGACCCCACCGGGACACGAGGCCCTGACGGAGGCCGAGACGCCCTCCTCCAACGCGACAGTGAACACGGAATCCTCCACTGCAGCGTCAGTCAAGACTGGGAGCCAAAAGTCCATGAGGACGCTGAAAAAGCTGCGGACCGTCCCGAGGACTTCGACTTCTTCATCTTTGCCACCACACAGAATCCCGCAGCTGTAAAACGCGACCGTGTGGAAGACGAGATCCACGAGGAATACGGCTGGCGAGTAGAGATACGGGATCTAGAACGGCTCAGAAACCAGTTAGCTGGCGATTCTGAAAACCATGATCTGGTGCGTGATCATCTCAATATCGATCCCAGCTCTGCGTTTCACGATCCTACTGCCGACGCAGAGGAGTTCTATGAATCCCGCCTCCAAGCACTACACGAGCGAGAGGGATACTACGGTACGATCGCATCAGACCACGAGTTCACTGATCATGAAGACCTACCCATCCTCGCAATCCATATCATCCCGGCCGAAACATTCGGCAGTGATCACGACAGATTAGGGTCCGACCTGCCAGACCCACCCGGAATAGGCGGGAAGGGACGAACGGAGCAATACGGTGACTTCGTTCTTACCGGGAGCAACTTCGGTCTCAACGGTGATGATCCCTTCAGATACTATGCCTGTTTCCACGAGGAGGGGTGGGCAGAGGCGGTAACTGTGGACATTATACCTCGAACCGATGACCTCGAACTCACTACCACGATAGACAAGATAGTTATCGAGTATATCGAGGACGCGTTAGACTGGTACGAAGATGTCGGTATCGCACCCCCGTACTACGTATACGTAACACTTCTTAACGCAGCAGATTACACCATCTTCGTTCCGAATAGGATCTCTGGGCCCTTGAACCGGCGTGAGATCGGGAGTGACGAATTCCAGTTCGGGGATGTAATCATTGATCGGAACGACGTCGACGTTCCAGCGTTCATGCGGAAACCGATGTACCGCCTCTGGAATCGGACCGGATGGCAGAAGTCGCTCAACTATAATGAGATCGAGGAGGAAGGCGGTGAAACAAGGTATGAGTGGGATCCTCGCAGGTGAATCTGCTGACGTGATCAAAACTTCGCCGGAGTTGTCCTCCCGCGCCTCGTAGAATTTACCCCCATCACGGCCGAGTCAACAGCACGTCCTCCAGCGTTTGCCCCCGGTCCGGCGGCACACCCTTCGCCGCACTGTTCCCGCAGAACACTTCGATCACGTCCCGGATCGAATCCCCGTGCCCGAGACGGTCGAACAACGACCAGCCCGTCTCATACTGCAGCAGCTGCGTTCGTACGTGCCCATCCTGCCAGTCCGGCATCCAGTCCGTCGGTGTCTTCGGCTTCAGGAACGGTTCCTCCGGCTGCTCGACGAACGTCCCGACCGTCCGCTGTGCCACCTCCTTCAGGTAATGAAGCCCCTGATCACCGTACTGGTCCTGCTCGGCCTTCATCGTGGCCACGAACAGGTTCTCCGTGTTGAACCCGGTCGCATCCAGGATCTCGGCGATCACCCACGGCCGCGCCCACTCGTTCGCATATACCCGCTCGAGGTTCCCCGGGTTCCCGACCAGGATCTTATTCAGCACCACCCGCGGCTGCCCGTTGGCGAACCCGATGATGAACGGAAACCCGCGCAGGTACACGTCCTGGGCCTGCCGATGCATCTGGACCGGGAGCGCACCCACCCACGTCTCCTCGGCGGCGATCTCCTGCCACGCGTCTTCGACCGGGACGCTGGTCGCCGTCTCAGTGCGGGCGGCTACCATCCCTGCTGACTGTTCGTAGACGCCGGGGGAAAGGAAGGTCTCCGGACCCTCCCGACTCTGGTATTCGTCTACCGCCTTCTCTTGGTGGAACTTCGCCTTGTGAAGGTGAACAGCAAGCAACGGCTCGATGTCGTTCTCCGCGATCTCCTGATGCAGTCGGAGCTGTGTACGGTGTGGCTCAGGGAGCCTATCGTCACCTGGCATACCTGTACTAACGTGGTGAAACCGGGTATAGTTCCGGACACATCCTCCCCCGGCGCCGTCGTTCGATTCGCCGATTTCATTTAAGTAGCCTCCGTGTTTCGGTATCGGAGTGATTCTACAGCCGGGAGAGCCCTACCACCACCAACGACCGGTCAAATTCCCCCTCACCGGCCGGCGATATACCAGTCACCGTCATCGTAGATGTGTTGCGGAATCTGCTCCTCCGGTGGCTGCTTATCAAATAGGAGCGTGTCCCCATCGATATTACCCGGACCGAGATCCACAAACAGGGACTTGATCTCGTCCCAGCTCTCCCGCAGCCGCCCGGACATGATCTGGACTGCTTCTCCCTGCCCGACGTCGCGGCCCGTCCGGTCATAGACCAGCTGAACACAGCACTCCGGGCAGAAATACAGTGCTGCCTCGTCCTGAACCGCGTGGATGTGGCCGCCGTTCTTCACCACGAGGTTGCGTTCCTCCATCGGGCCGTGATGGACACATTCGCCTTCCTCCTCGTTGGTTCCCAAGTAGAACGGGTGATAGTCGCTGTCAGCAAGGTCGTCCGGGAGGTCGTCAGGAATATCGTCAGCCATACCGTCTTCTCGTTAACGCCACGGCATTAATGGTGTGTACTTCCTCTGCCCAGCACTGAATGCAAGGTACCGCTTCAAGAACAACGGGCTAAAAGAACAAGAAAACCACTCCAGCAATCACCGCAAATACAACGGTCCCGGCCGTGAGCCGTAGCGACCACCGGAGAAAATGGTACTTGTTGTGCGCCACCGTGGCCAGATCATAATTCTCCTCGATCAATTCTTCTCGCGGTCCCCCATCCTCCAATTGCTCGAACTCCTCCCGGAACGTCTCCTTCGAATCATACTCGACGATGTTTTCCCAGAAAAAGAGGCCAGTCTCAGGTTTCGGGGTCCGAGGATACACGACCCACCCCGAGAGGAACACCCCAATCACGGTGAACCCCGCGCTCATAAGGGCACTCCACCACACGATCGGCGCCTCGATCGAGAGGTTGCTCACAGCGTTTGCGAACAGCCCCAGAAACGCCACTTGTGCCGTGAGCAGGATTGACGCCTTGTTATCCGCCAGTGAAATGTACTGGTTGAGATGATCATGAGTCCGCGTGACCAGGTCATCAGGAGAAATATCTGGCATTAGTACCTGTTACCGCAAATTGTCTGTCTCGGTGCCAGTCCAGATTCCGCTGAAGTTGTAGTAGTGTTGTGTCTCCCAGCCTGAATCGTCGCTTCCCCACCTAAACCCTTCAAGCCGGCCCTTGTCCGTCAAGTACTGTCCCCAGCCATCCTCTTTATCCGCGTGCCGGTGGATACCTTCGTTCACGAAATACTGGTTGGTCTCCGCCATGTCCTCAAGTTTGGAAGCGCTGTTTGCTGTGGTTCCAACGGCAGTTCGCCGGTTCAGACTGTGCTTGCCGATCCTGGAGACATGGATATTCTTACCGATTCCAGCCCCGCCACTGATGGTAATGGGTTCGATATCGTGGTCTTCCAACGTGGGATTCACGTGATTCGCCAAGGCGTACTTCACGGTAGCAATATACTCGAGAACGGTTTCACTGATGGTTGGATAGTCCTTACCGACGCCAAAGTAAGCAAGGATTCCATCGCCAGTGTTCTTCTCGAAGTAGCCATCGTAGTCACGGACGATCTCCATGATTTCCGGGATGAACAGGTTCAGCATGAATAACACGTCCCGCTCCGGGTTGTCGCTGGAGTAGTTGGAGAAGTCGTTGATATCGATGAAGACGATGCCCAATGTGAACTTCTTGGCCGAGGCCAGAAGCATGTCCTCCCGGTCCGGCATTGTCTGGCCATCCGGAATGTGCTCTAGTCTTTCCTCCACCTTCTCGGCCTGCTCATCAACACGTTCCTCGATTTCTTCCTGATCGAATCCCATTAGCCCGAAATAGCTTGACACGATGAAAAGCTCTGTGATAGAGATGCACAAGGATGTCGTCCGCTCTCAATATGCTCCTACCGTTCACTGCACTCGTTCTAGAGGCCAGAATTAGCTCGTTCACTGGAGCGGCGGGGGATATCGGCCGTGGCTCTGAGACGGCCCTCCCTGTCACGCGAGTTCCGCAGCCACTCGCACTGAGAACCCAACCGCAACAAGGACGAACCCGCTGAACGCATCCACCACCATCCCCCCAACTCTGACCCGGTACTCAGCCGTTGTCTCCTCAATCGCCTCTGGCGAGCGGGTTGATTCGTAGAATTTTCGCATATGGGTGTGTGCCGAGGTAAGCGCCAGCCGCGTTGCTCCCAGCGCCACAATCACAATCCCCAGACTCGACAACTGAACAGGGTTCACAACTGAATGCCACGCGGCGACAACCAGCAACACCACCAAGAGTAGACTGAGATTGGCGAGGACGCGGCCCTTCATCTTCGCAGCGATGTCATTCCACTGCTGCTCGTGATGCTGCTTAAAATGGCCGCGTGCATGACCGAATAAGTGGTACAGTTCACGCATACTGCCCCGACTTTCGCCAAGACGTAAATACACTCACCAATCGCTGGTATCGGTGCATCACTCCAACGGGCCAGCGGTTCACTCCCGTAATTTCCGTCCCGGTTCCAGGTCAGTCCTCTTCAAGCGACGCTTCAAGAAACGCCCGTCCACGGTCTAATGCGGTCTGGGCCTGCTCAAATGCGAGCATCGCTGCTTCAGGTTCACCCAGCCCGGCATAGAAGATCGCCTCCTCTAAGTGCCGACTCACCCGTTGCGTATGGCCGAGGAGCTTGGCGTCCCGCTGGACCTCAGCGTATGATTTCATCGCTTGGGGCATGTATTGGTCACGGCCTGTCTTCCCCGTTTCGCGCACCAGGATACCGCTCCGGTCACCCGGTGGCACGGAGCCGCCGCAACTCCGGCCATACCCCCACGCCGCCGATCACCAGCCAGAACCCGGTTACCAATGCAATCGGCAGTGACGGCCTCGTAAACAGTTCCCACCCGCCCCACACCACCATCCCAGCTACGAGCAGCATACTCAATCCCTGCTGTAGCCGGGGTGGAAGCGACCTGGATTCGATGTGCCACCAAACGGTGAGGAGCGCAAAAACCGTGAATGCGGCCGCCCCGACGAGCATCATCCACCACTCTCCCGGAGCCAGTGGCCACGACAAAACGGTGGACACTGCCATTGCTGCGAGGAAAATCCCGATCCCGACCAGTGCGAAACGGCGCATCATACACTCGTGTTCGTACTGCACCGAGAAAAGCATTCCGAATGTTTTAGCGTTCAGCATCGTCAATACCGGCATCAAATTATCTGTGTCGCTGGTAGAGAGAAGAAAGAAAAAGAACGCCGGCCGTCAAGCCGGTAACGCCTCGGCCTCCGGATGCCCCCACGTTCTGCCGTTCCGGATGATCCGACCCTCGTCCACCATCTCATCGAGCAGGTCACGAACCTCGTCCCGTAATATCCAGCTCTCCTTGTTAGGCGCCTTCTCACTGTCCAGCAACATCTCCTCGTGGAGTTCTCTGAGCGTCAGGGTGTACTCATGGTCGCGGAGGATGCGCTCGATCCGCCGCTTCTTGCCCTCGATCTCTTTCGGGTGCGTCCAGTTCGTCCCGCGAGCATCGTAGATCACCAGCCAGTGCGGGTCAATCACCTCATCGTCCAGCTCAGACAACCGGTTGTGGACTTTCTTCCCGTCGGCATCCTGTTTCGCTGCATCGGGAACGTGTTCGGTCCATTCGTGCCACTGCGCCTGGTCACCTTTGGAAAAGGCAGCCCCGCACAGGCAACAGAGGTAGCTACCGGATGCCGAGGAGTCTACGACCTCGAAGATCGTCGATTCTTCTCGACGGACCTTCTCAACGGTTTGAACACCGCCGTGGACGATGCCTTCGTGACTGGTACGGCTATTGTGGCTATCGAAGGCCCGAGAGCAGTTGTCAGCACGGCACTCGTACGCACCGTCCTCATCGGTGTCTGTGTCTGCTGTGGCCGTACTGGTTGCAAGGGGGACTACGCCTGAGTCGTCACTGACCCTGGACGCGTCCCCTGCCGATTTTTTCCTGCATCACCTTCGGACTCAGCCTCGTCAACGGTGACATAGCCATCATCCGTCGATTCTACCCGGTCGCTGAGCCATTGGTTGATCCGGTTCAACACTTCCTGGTACATCGAGGTCCCGGATGTTGCGTCACCGCCGAACACGTGCTGGGCGAGCTCCACGCCACCGACAGGTTGCTCGTCCGCGATAACGTCGTAGATGATGTCAGCCCGGTCCGCCGTCGAGAGCTCACGGAATTCAGACAGCGTATACGTCGACATGTCGGCGTCGGGGTCGCTGTCCGTTGCGTCATCATCCGGGTCACCCAGCAGTTCCGGTTTCCGGCCGCGGTAGTACAGTTTCTTCGTCCCGCCGTTCGGGTGTGGTACGGACTTGATAGCGAAACTGGTGCGGTCTTTGAGCTGGCTGAGTGTGCCGCGTTCGCTGGCACCGACCTCGTCCTCATCGATGTCGAAGGCGATGGCCGCGAGTTCGTGACTGGTGTAGGCGGTGCCGTGGTCCATCTTGTTCTCGAGGCGGGCGACTCGCCGTGCTGTGACCGAGGCAGTGGTCTCATCGGGTGCCTCGTCCGTGGGTTCGTTGGTGCGCTCCTCGTTACTGTCGTCGGCGTCTCCGTTTTCCTCGTTCGCGTCCGCTTCGTCCGTTTCTTCGTCCTGTTCTTGTTCCAGCTTATCGGCGTCCACTGCTTCACGGAGCTTCTGGTGCTGTGCCGGTGTAACCCGGTTGTCTTCCTCGTCGTTCACCGGTTCTTCGATGAGCTGGTCCAGCTTCTTCTCGAAGCGTTTCAGCGCGTCGTCGATCTGTTCCTGGATCTGGTCGTTGGTCCAGTGAGGGTACTCGTCCGTGTCGTCGATAGTGTCGTCCGGTCCCGGGCGTCGAATGGTGATCGTGCCTGCGGCCAGGTGCTCGTCGATAACGAATCCGGCGCCGTTCAACGCTGTCTTCACTCGATGGAGATCCTCGACCGAGAGTGCTTCCTGGAGTTTACCAACGAGTATTGGCTCCTGATCAGTGTCCTGGTCACTCATCGGCATCACCCTCAACGGGTGTGAAGTCTGCGTAGCGGTTTGAGATAGAACAGTGTGGACATTTCTTTGGTTCGTCTTTGCGAGGCTCCCACTGGTAATCGCAGTTGGAGCACTCAAGTTGATTTGAAATTAGTATCCCCTCCTACTCCTACAGGAACAGATGAATCTTTTATAACTAATCCACAGGCTCCTAAGCTACCGATACTCAGGCTCGTACACCCCTCCGGTAAAACACCTGGATGATGGTCAGTCCGCCACCGGAGGTCTCCGCACCGGCCGCTGCGTAAGGCTCTGTTGAAATTCTCCAAAGATGACATTGAGGAAAGCTACTCATCCCACCGGTTTTAACGAACCCAATTGGAAACTCGTTTCTTTGCAAAATCGTAAGACGTGAAGAGGATTTCAATAAAACCTGAATTCTATAAATTATCTGATTATAACTAAGCCATTGTCACCCGATATCGAAAACCAAGATATGAAGAGAACTCTACCGCGACGTCACTTCTTGAGTCTAGGTGCGGTCGCCACGGCGGGATGCCAAACGATCATTCCCGCCAGGAGCCAAACAGACGTAACCAGAAAACAGGTGTTGCGTATAGGCGGAGAACCCGCAATAGAAGCCGAAGTTAGAATTATTGACGTCTCCGAATCAGATAGTCACCAATCATTTCCTGTTGATTCTAACGGCCGGGTAGAATTACCGGTCAACTCCATCGAAGATAACCTGCTACTGGCCGCAGAACAACGACAAGGAGAGAATAAGTGGATTGGTGTGCGACCAGATTTTCATGGAGTCGAACCGTTCGAGTCCAACCAACAAATAACTCTTAATCAGGAACTCATCTTCGGTCCCACCCGTGGTGGAATAAACACAGCAGTCTCATTTTGGCGATGGATCGATCCGGGTAACCCTAACCGCCAAACGCTGTATATCGAACTCGTCGATGTTCGAACTCGCGTGGGGGTCGCTCCTTGGGAGATTGACAAATTAGAAGTAGATAGGGGTGCACCGGAAGAAGCCATCTTTTCGCTTACGCTTCCTGAGCAAGTTTTTGTTGGCTATACTGAAGGAGATCTGGATGAGCAAGTCCACGTGGTGGAACTTCGGGATGAAGACACCGTTATCCAGTGGCACTCTCTTCGAGATCCGGCCATACCAATCCGTACCGTTCCACTCGCAGATCAGGAATATGAAGTATTTACCAAGTCGGACGAAGAGCAGCGTCAACGGTTTCAAGAAAGAAGAAATAGGCTCGCGGACATGATCTTCGACAATCTTCTAGGTGCTGTTCCTATTCCTGGTACTGAAGCTCTCGGATTAGTTAATGGCTTTTTTGGGTCAATGATTGAACAGGTAATAGAAGATTCGGGGAGTATCGGAGACTCCTTCGCCGATCCAGATTCTTTTGAGCGGCCAAGTAGGAACACCCATGATCTGATCAGCCGGGGATACTTCTCTAGGTCTGTCCAATCTCCTGCCGTCTGTTTTGGCGTGCCTGTCCGATTTGAGTCTGATAGATCAGACCCCGTACGATTCATTGCTGAAGCTGAATGGGAAGCCGGTGCCGGATCATTCCGCTTTGGGAAACAACTCGAAGTCAATACGTCATCGGAACCAGATAATGGCGGCGGTAATACGGTGAACGGCACATGGGCGATGTTCCAGGCTGACGCTGCCAACACCGGGGTCACTACCACTACCGGTCCAACCGCCGACGTGATCCAACAGTGGCGCTTCCAGACCGGCGACCCAGTAACCTCATCACCGGCCGTGGTTGACGGCACCGTCTATGTCGGAAATAGTGGAGGAACATTGTACGCTCTGAACGCGAGCGATGGCACTGAACAGTGGCGATTCAGTGCTGATAACGAGTTAGTCTCCTCCCCGGCAGTCGCGGGCAATACTGTTTATATTGGAAATCGAGAGCATTTTGACTCAAGCGAGATCTCTTTCTATGCTATAGATGCGGAGACTGGTTCGATCCGGTGGCA
Protein-coding regions in this window:
- a CDS encoding PDDEXK family nuclease codes for the protein MPNTRIEAVLHGIGDGARLEQLVSDLLQREGYDVDPTGTRGPDGGRDALLQRDSEHGILHCSVSQDWEPKVHEDAEKAADRPEDFDFFIFATTQNPAAVKRDRVEDEIHEEYGWRVEIRDLERLRNQLAGDSENHDLVRDHLNIDPSSAFHDPTADAEEFYESRLQALHEREGYYGTIASDHEFTDHEDLPILAIHIIPAETFGSDHDRLGSDLPDPPGIGGKGRTEQYGDFVLTGSNFGLNGDDPFRYYACFHEEGWAEAVTVDIIPRTDDLELTTTIDKIVIEYIEDALDWYEDVGIAPPYYVYVTLLNAADYTIFVPNRISGPLNRREIGSDEFQFGDVIIDRNDVDVPAFMRKPMYRLWNRTGWQKSLNYNEIEEEGGETRYEWDPRR
- a CDS encoding Pycsar system effector family protein; the encoded protein is MPDISPDDLVTRTHDHLNQYISLADNKASILLTAQVAFLGLFANAVSNLSIEAPIVWWSALMSAGFTVIGVFLSGWVVYPRTPKPETGLFFWENIVEYDSKETFREEFEQLEDGGPREELIEENYDLATVAHNKYHFLRWSLRLTAGTVVFAVIAGVVFLFF
- a CDS encoding adenylate/guanylate cyclase domain-containing protein produces the protein MGFDQEEIEERVDEQAEKVEERLEHIPDGQTMPDREDMLLASAKKFTLGIVFIDINDFSNYSSDNPERDVLFMLNLFIPEIMEIVRDYDGYFEKNTGDGILAYFGVGKDYPTISETVLEYIATVKYALANHVNPTLEDHDIEPITISGGAGIGKNIHVSRIGKHSLNRRTAVGTTANSASKLEDMAETNQYFVNEGIHRHADKEDGWGQYLTDKGRLEGFRWGSDDSGWETQHYYNFSGIWTGTETDNLR
- a CDS encoding outer membrane protein assembly factor BamB family protein; translated protein: MSLGAVATAGCQTIIPARSQTDVTRKQVLRIGGEPAIEAEVRIIDVSESDSHQSFPVDSNGRVELPVNSIEDNLLLAAEQRQGENKWIGVRPDFHGVEPFESNQQITLNQELIFGPTRGGINTAVSFWRWIDPGNPNRQTLYIELVDVRTRVGVAPWEIDKLEVDRGAPEEAIFSLTLPEQVFVGYTEGDLDEQVHVVELRDEDTVIQWHSLRDPAIPIRTVPLADQEYEVFTKSDEEQRQRFQERRNRLADMIFDNLLGAVPIPGTEALGLVNGFFGSMIEQVIEDSGSIGDSFADPDSFERPSRNTHDLISRGYFSRSVQSPAVCFGVPVRFESDRSDPVRFIAEAEWEAGAGSFRFGKQLEVNTSSEPDNGGGNTVNGTWAMFQADAANTGVTTTTGPTADVIQQWRFQTGDPVTSSPAVVDGTVYVGNSGGTLYALNASDGTEQWRFSADNELVSSPAVAGNTVYIGNREHFDSSEISFYAIDAETGSIRWQTKAAGGYSTPTVLDGTVYVGSVEGVFALDTAQGTERWHFETDRFVNTVPAILDGTVYVGSLDHYVYAIQVSDGTERWRFETGGPISNSSPAVANNTVYIGSGETDTNVYAIDTEQGTEQWRFQTTDGVFASPAINENTVYVGGRDGRLSALEASSGREQWSFQTGDSVDSSPAIAGETVYLGSGDGNVYAVSTDDGTERWNFETDGWISSSPAVVDRTVCVGSADGNVYSLGVNSR